One genomic window of Micromonospora sp. WMMD1128 includes the following:
- a CDS encoding NAD(+)/NADH kinase, with the protein MRLDRIGLVVHSGKAEATRAAEEIRAWGVDRGVETVELDVWHATERRTGRDETRAIGLLDLIVTIGGDGTFLRGVHIAAVVDCPVLGVNVGRVGFLTEVPPERTIETLEAARVGPVDVEERMTLTMRASRPLEIPPELGTLLRYGRGPAMPPPGVRDSTPEAVGWGVPLDVVAVNDVVFEKLARDRQASLGIYISGRLFASYSADAVMVSTATGSTAYSFAAGGPVLSPLLDALVFTPVAPHMAFNRSLLFSPQESVGVRVLPRSGQVAVSIDGQLRGVLDPGDWVAAYAAPWRLRILRFGSTDFFGRLRDRFSLADAPAATADGDAPLVYRPDSPVPEDLRHLRDMRA; encoded by the coding sequence ATGCGGTTGGACCGGATCGGACTGGTGGTGCACTCCGGCAAGGCGGAGGCGACCCGGGCCGCTGAGGAGATCCGGGCCTGGGGCGTCGACCGGGGGGTCGAGACGGTCGAGCTGGACGTGTGGCACGCGACCGAGCGGCGCACCGGCCGGGACGAGACACGGGCGATCGGCCTGCTCGACCTGATCGTCACGATCGGCGGCGACGGAACCTTCCTGCGTGGCGTGCACATCGCCGCGGTGGTCGACTGCCCGGTCCTCGGGGTCAACGTCGGGCGGGTCGGGTTCCTCACCGAGGTGCCACCGGAGCGCACGATCGAGACCCTTGAGGCCGCGCGGGTCGGCCCGGTGGACGTGGAGGAGCGGATGACCCTGACCATGCGCGCCTCCCGGCCCTTGGAGATCCCCCCGGAGCTCGGGACGCTGCTGCGCTACGGCCGGGGTCCGGCGATGCCTCCGCCCGGGGTGCGCGACAGCACGCCGGAGGCCGTCGGTTGGGGGGTGCCGTTGGACGTCGTCGCCGTCAACGACGTGGTCTTCGAGAAGCTCGCCCGGGACCGGCAGGCGAGCCTGGGCATATACATCAGCGGGCGGTTGTTCGCCTCGTACTCCGCCGACGCGGTGATGGTCTCCACCGCGACCGGTTCGACGGCCTACAGTTTCGCGGCCGGCGGGCCGGTCCTGTCGCCGCTGCTCGACGCGCTCGTGTTCACTCCGGTCGCCCCGCACATGGCGTTCAACCGCAGCCTGCTGTTCTCCCCGCAGGAGTCGGTGGGGGTGCGGGTGCTGCCCCGGTCGGGGCAGGTCGCGGTGAGCATCGACGGGCAGTTGCGGGGGGTGCTGGACCCGGGCGACTGGGTGGCCGCGTACGCCGCGCCGTGGCGGTTGCGGATCCTCCGGTTCGGCTCGACCGACTTCTTCGGACGCCTGCGGGACCGCTTCTCGCTCGCCGACGCGCCCGCCGCCACGGCGGACGGGGACGCCCCGCTGGTCTACCGGCCGGACAGCCCGGTGCCGGAAGACCTGCGGCACCTGCGGGACATGAGGGCCTGA
- a CDS encoding metallophosphoesterase produces the protein MTAGDAVHTRPARRSLRPLVSGATLVAVLALLFGLPWWTLTVAARWPAPVVAAGTAVFVAALVAFPALMYLGHGRRRLDAAARIGDTLLGLVWILFVWALLGNVARLVLAAAGVADPVRSRSVAVGVGAVSVVLAVWGYAEAMRVPRVRRVDVTVDRLGAGLDGARVVLLTDTHYGPLDRARWSARTIEVVNDLAADIVCHTGDIADGTVDQRRAQAAPLGAVRARLARVYVTGNHEYYGEAQGWVEHMRTLGWEPLHNRHLVVERDDARLVVAGVDDVTAASSGLAGHRADHAAALAGTDPQLPVLLLAHQPKQIGDAVAAGVDLQLSGHTHGGQMWPFHYLVRLDQPVVQGLSRHGRTQLYTSRGTGFWGPPFRIFAPSEITLLTLRAG, from the coding sequence ATGACAGCTGGCGACGCCGTACACACGCGGCCGGCGCGACGGTCGCTGCGACCGTTGGTGTCCGGCGCGACGCTTGTCGCGGTCCTCGCACTGCTGTTCGGGCTGCCCTGGTGGACGTTGACGGTGGCCGCGCGGTGGCCGGCGCCGGTGGTGGCCGCCGGCACGGCGGTGTTCGTCGCCGCGCTCGTCGCGTTTCCCGCTCTGATGTATCTCGGACACGGCCGCCGGCGGCTGGACGCGGCAGCCCGTATCGGCGACACGCTCCTCGGCCTGGTCTGGATCCTCTTCGTCTGGGCGCTGCTGGGCAACGTGGCCCGGCTCGTGCTGGCCGCGGCGGGCGTCGCGGACCCGGTCCGGTCCCGGTCCGTGGCGGTCGGCGTGGGCGCCGTCTCGGTCGTCCTGGCCGTCTGGGGGTACGCCGAGGCGATGCGCGTGCCTCGGGTCCGGCGGGTGGACGTCACCGTCGACCGGCTCGGCGCGGGCCTCGACGGGGCCCGGGTGGTGCTGCTGACCGACACCCACTACGGCCCGCTCGACCGGGCCCGCTGGTCCGCCCGCACCATCGAGGTGGTCAACGACCTGGCCGCCGACATCGTCTGTCACACCGGCGACATCGCGGACGGCACCGTCGACCAGCGCCGGGCGCAGGCCGCGCCGCTCGGCGCCGTCCGGGCCCGGCTGGCCCGGGTGTACGTGACGGGCAACCACGAGTACTACGGCGAGGCGCAGGGCTGGGTCGAGCACATGCGGACCCTCGGCTGGGAGCCGCTGCACAACCGGCACCTCGTGGTGGAGCGGGACGACGCCCGGCTCGTCGTCGCCGGGGTGGACGACGTGACCGCGGCCTCGTCCGGCCTGGCCGGTCACCGGGCCGACCACGCCGCGGCGCTCGCGGGCACCGATCCGCAGTTGCCCGTGCTGCTGCTGGCCCACCAACCGAAGCAGATCGGTGACGCGGTGGCCGCCGGCGTGGATCTGCAACTGTCCGGGCACACCCACGGCGGCCAGATGTGGCCTTTCCACTACCTGGTCCGGCTCGACCAGCCGGTCGTGCAGGGCCTCAGCCGGCACGGTCGGACCCAGCTCTACACGAGCCGGGGGACGGGGTTCTGGGGGCCGCCGTTCCGGATCTTCGCGCCGAGCGAGATCACCCTGCTCACCCTCCGGGCGGGGTAG